The genomic interval TCCATCATCTGAAACTCCATTTTACCAGGAGGGGCCTGCAAGGGGACAGGGGATGAGTGAAGCAGCACTAGGGCCGGCAGTGCCAGCTCAACCCCTGGGCACATGGGGTCATTCTGACCCATCCCCAGTGGGCAATGCCAAGGTGGGCATGGGACAACAGGAACAATTTTCTGGCCTCGGCAGGGGCTGGGCTGTTTGTAGGCTTTACGGGTGAAGTGCTGCCTTGCTAAGGCTGAGGGCTGGCAGGGGAGTGCTGCAGGGACCCCCAAACTGAGCACCTAGCTCTTCCCCACTCTGCCAGCGGGAGCAAAGGGACCACCACAGTCAGGGAGTCCCCAAACAGGTCATGTTTGCTGGAGCAGGTATCCCAGCTGCTGCCTGAGGCATCCCGCAACCCCCTGCCTGACCCTGAGGGAGAGCCCCTGGGCCACAGCTCTCACCTTGCTGcccttcctctcttcttccccatgCCTCCGCCGATCCAAGGCACCGGGGCTGTCCAAGGAGGCTGCGGACACCAGCTCCTCCACACGGGGGGACACCCCGTGCCTGCTGGGGCTGCCACCTCCGCTGTACCCCACACCAGGGCTCTTCTCTCCCAATGGGCTGTGGAGGAGCCGGGCAGCAGTGGGAAGGGTGAACTTGGCCACTAGCACGTTGTTGGCTGACGAGAGGATGAGGGGCCTGGCGGCAGTGGCATCGGGGCTCAGCAGGCTGCCTGCCCCACTCCCCATCTGGTGTGCACAGCTGCCTGCCGGCAGGCTGGGTACCTGCTGCTCACCCGCCCCATCCCAGATGGCCTGcagctcctcttcttcttcctcaaaCTGCCTGTGGGCAGGGTGGCAAACCTTCCCGGGGCCTGacacagggctgtggggctgtggggaccCCAGCGCCCACTCGAAGACAGACAGCTGGGTGGGGGCAGCAGGGGAAGCTGGGGACCTTGCAGGCTGGCCACTGCCAGCTGGCTGCTGTATGTGGGCAGTGCCAgggacggctcctgccctgcctgggatGCTGGCAGGGGACGGCCCAAGCTCCAGTCGAGTGGCTCTGTGATGCCTGGCCCTGCCAGTGGTGCCAGGGCTGCCATCCTGGCCCAGCTGGGCAGCCAGCTCATCCCCCTCCCAGCTGACCCACTTGTGCAGCACACCAACATGGGATGGCCGGCTTGGCCTGAAGTCCAGGAGGTCTTCACCGGCACTGCTGGGGTGCCGCGGGCTCCAGTGCTCCTCCCCAGCGCGGTGTGCCCTTTGCTGGCTGTAGCTGGGGTTGAAGCTCACCTCCTTGAACCACGTTCCTCGCTCGCTGTTAGGGGATGTCCCCAGCCCCTCACCAGGCCCCTGGGGACTGTGCCCATCCACAACTACTTCCTCCTGCCATCCAGCCCCATGCATGCCTGTGGGCTCCCATGGCCTCATGCCCCagtcctgcctctgctcctgcccctccacctcctcctgcagcactgcGGCCCCTCGGTGGCACCCCAGGACCACCGTGTCTTGGGGCAGCTCTAGGCTGAGCACGGAACCCAGGGAAAGGTGGGGAGACATGGGTTTTGGGCCAGGGAGGCGGTCCCGGGACGCCACCCCGCACTCAGCATCGATATCCTGCACCAGCGGGTTCCTGACATAGAGCAGCAGCTCTCCGAGTGGGGCTCCAGCAGCGGCTGCTGCTGGCCCCCCCTTCATCCAGCTGCATTTCTGAGGCCATGTGTTGCTGGGGCCATGGTGCTCCTCTGGCgcaggctgcagggagctggcacCCATGATGCCCTGCAGCGTCAGCAGCCGGGCCTGCTCGGCCCTTGCCCGCTCCCGCTGCTGCAGGCTGTCGAAGAGGGAGCCCACCCCTGCCTTGGGCAGGGTGTGGGAGGTGGCCGTAGTCCTGCTGCTGGGTGCCGGAGGACGGTGGGTGACAGCAGGCAGCTGCTTCACACCAGAGGTTTTCCTGACCTCCACTTGCGCCTGAggacacagagaaagagagaggggtgACCCCCATGGCTAGAGCCTCTGGCACCCTGTACTGACCACCCCCTCTCCATGCTGCACCTGGGCAAGCAGGGAAGCAGGGGGAAGCAGGCAGCCAAAAATGCTCACTAGCAGCAcatgcagagctgggagcagcacagCTTCACCTCTGCCCCTCAAGGGCTGCTCTcacctcagcacaggcagggaagaggcaggcaAGGGAACCTTTGCCCATAATGGAGTCCTGCAGGTGCGGTGCAGTGGGGGCTGCCTGCGCCATATGGCTCTCCCCCTGCAGCACTGCCCTCCAATCCCCTACTTCTGGGTGGCTACTGAGACAGCAGTCACTGCCCTCAGGCAGCAGAGTGGGCAAATTCAAGGGCAGGGGCTGaggacagccccttcccctccccttcggCACAGACACCCTCTCtagcccagctgcagcccctttCCTGGGTTTCCACAGATGCAAGGATGAAAGCAAAGGGCTTTGCCTGCAGGAGCTGAAGCAGTGTACCCCCGTACCCCTTAGGCTGGAGGGTGCCTGTTAGCAAAACTCTCCTGGTAGCCTGGCAGCCCCTTGCCCTGCCTCAATGACCTCTGGCCTCTATGGCCCCCTGCCCTCTCCCTTGGCTACCCAGCCTAGCTGCACGGGGCCCAGTTGCAGCTGCCCTCAGGGCTCCTCACACACAGCCATTTGCGTGAGCTCTGGAGCAACAAACAGATGCAAGCCCCAACAAAATACTGGGCTTCCAGCCCCAGGGTTACTAGCCATGCAACCCAGAGTGAGCCCCCCCCAAAATGTGCACCCTCACATGGCACCATCCACCCTTGCCCCCTTCAGCTGGCTTCACAAGGGACTGCTGCTGCCCCCCAGCAATGGAGGTGGGGAGGTTCTCCCACTGGCTGCCAGCTCACCGTGCCTCCTGTGGCCACCAAAACCACTTACCCAGGGGCCCAAACTGCAGCCAGCCCTGTCTAAGCCCCGTCTTCACATGCCCCAGTGCCCACACTCTGGAGCCCACAGCACTGGGAGGGTTTCCCCTCTCTTGAGGAACCACTGCTGGCAGggcacagcagcacagccaggagggtCAGTAGCAGGTGGATTCACGCCATGCAGCCACTCTGCCCAGCATGCAGCCTTCCCCAGGGACGTTACCTCTTCCACCAGCTGGTGAGGCGGCTTTCTCTTTCGCTTTAAACTACCCCAAGTGTTTCCTAAAAGCCCCTGGCAACGCTTCCAAAAGGTTTTACAGCCTGGGGGTTTAGTGGCAGGGAGCTGAGCGGGGGAAGAGAGAGACACAGAAAGAGTTGAGGGCAGAGTGGGTGAGGACCTGCAGCAGGAGAGCGCAGGCAAAGTGGGTGGCACAAGCTGGTCCTCAGCCCTTGGGCATCGCTCGGCATCAGCACAGCCAAATGTCCCTCTCCTGAGGCTGACAGAGCCCCAACAGCTCGCTTGGAAATGGCCCAGGGAGGTCCCAGCATGGGGGCTACCCCATAGGCCTCAAAGCCTTCCAGTCTGCATGGCGGCAGAACTCCGGAGAGCTGCCCTAGCTGCACAGTGGTGGCTGGCCCACAATGGGTGCTCACCCATAGTTCTGCTGAAGCTGCCTACCGTCTCCCACGTACCgtctgcagcacctcctcccctggcCGCTCACTGCCGCCCACTGGCTGCACCTTCTTCTTCTCACCCTTCTTGCCAATGCTGAGGATAAGGTTGACCGTCCCCGCCAGCCCACTGGGGCCCCatggtggcagcagcagtgtgGAGGTATCAGCAGGATCCCAGCTGACAGACTCCTCAGGAGGTCCCACACCATGGGGTGTTGAGCTGCTGGGtttcccccagctctgctccactcCCGATGGGGCATCTGAGAGGGGCGATGCTGGTGGGGAGATGGCCACTCCTGCTGGCTGCCGTGGCTCCGATCTTGGCATGGGCTTCAGGAGGGAGCAGGGCGTGAACTCCACTGGGCTATGGTTGCTCTCCAACTGAGGCTGAGCACACAGGGCATGCTGCTCCTGGGGAGCCAGGCAAGAGAGGGAAATGTGGAGGAAGGACTGCCAGGGCCAGGCACTTTCTCAGGACAATCTTCCCTTTGCCCTGCCTGAACCCCAGAGAGTCCCAGAGTTACTGGCACACATCCCTCCTCTATTTCTGCACCACCCAACTCTGTCCAGTGCCTCTGCTACCCTCAGCCTCGAGGCTGGTCCTGCTCCCCAACAGTCTCATCGTGGCTGGGTACTCACTTGGCTGGTGGGGGACATGCCTGAGGGGCCTTTCGGGTCCCTTCTGTCCTCCTGCTTGCTCCCCAGGTCCCGCTGACGCCTCTGTGCTCGCCAGCGCACCAGCACCCAGCCCAGCATGCTCTGCAGCTCCTCCAAGCGCTCCTTTATCTGAGGGGAGGAGAGATGCTGGGCAGCCTGCAAGGACCCTGGGCCCAGGGACACTGGCCCTACTAGGATACCTCATTACAGAGCAGTTTAGGAGTTTTTTGGGAGTGGGATACAGTCAGTCACATCATCTCAAGTCTCAGCATCCATTGCTGGGTGAAACCCCTTCCTGCCCTGAGCAGCCCCAGGGATGCATGGCCAGCCCCATCCCACTCACTGGGGCTCTGCACCTGCACCTTGCTCCCTCCTCCAGGGCCTGTCCCCAGAGGATTTCGGGGGGTACTGAGGCTCCCCAACCCCATTTCCCCGTCCTTACTGTTGCGCTTAGGTAGTGCTCCTCAGACACCAGCTGCTGCCCTGATGCCGCCAGTGCCTCAAACTCCTTGAGCTTCCCTTCGATCCTCCTCTCCAGCTCCTCACATGGAGTCTCCAGAAGGCTGTGGCCAGTTGGGCTTTCAGAGAAGATCCGAGCCCGCGTGTCCTCCGTCCAGGAGCTGTGAGCACATGAAAGAAAGGCTGAGGGGGCTGAGGAACGACCCAGCCCCTCCCTTCCTGCAGGCCCCAGGAAAGCCATTCCCATGCTCAGAAACGGCTGGAAGCAGCTCACTAGGGTAGTGGCAAGTGTGGCAGGGTAGGGGAAGGTGCTATGGGGCTGCCCCATGGCAGGCAGCCCTGACACAGCCCTTTGTTCCAGGGTGCCCATGGTCTTGCCTGGCTGCAGCTCTGGCACTGCCCACATACTCACCAGCAGCCCATGCTCTGGCAATGCCATGCTCTCACCAGCTCCCCCCCAACCACCACAGAGGCAACGCCAACAGCTCATCACCACTTACATCATGGCTAAGTAATCCTTGAAGAAGTGCCGCAGCCGGCTAGCCTGCTGCATGCGGGCCCGGGTCTCCTgtagcagctcctgcagccctgcccaggcCCACAGTGTCCCCTGCACCTCCTGGCTGATGGGGCACAGCCGAGCAGGGCAGAGCTCTTGCAAGCGAGCAGCTGccctctccagctcctccagcttcCTCTGGAGGGTGTCCGATACCACACACTAAAGATCACAAGGCAGAAAAGGTTCAGGATGCATCCAACCACTCTTTGCCCAAGGATGGACTCCCCTGCGCTTTGGGATGCAGGGACGGAGGGAAGGATGGAAGGGAGGATGCTGGCACAGGGGCTGCAGGAAGTGGGCAGAGCCACCCTTGGTAGGGAGgatgggcagagcagagggctgcCTGGTTTCCCCACTCTGCTTCTGTGAGTCACCTCCCCACTGGCGGGAAGATGAGCAAGGTGCTGACAGCTGGGCAATGGCACACGGGAACTGATGCAAGCTCTCTCCCCTTGCCTGGCCTGTGCTGGCAGAGGGGAGTGGAGTGGTGCAGAGCTCAGCTTGGCTGGAAAATTCCAGCCCAGCCCACCGTGGTGTGCCAAGGCTTACAACACCTGGGCCCCTGGGGGCCAGTGCCTCTCTGGGACAGCCCCAGCCAGCCAGGACACCTCCCCACCATGGGCATGGCCGGCCACGTTCCCCGGGTctcacctccagctcctgctgctggctcagcaaggcctgcagcccctggagatcCTTCTCACTCTTCACTGTGGTGAAGCCACTCTCTGCTTGGGCAGTGTCTCGAGCCAGCGCCTCGGCTCTGCATCGAAGGGTCTCCAGGCATGGGGATACCTCCGCCACCTAgatgggcagggtggggggggaagacagATGAGCCCCGGCGTGGGACCTGTGCCACTACTTGCCACgcagccccagcccaccccagcctGGAGGCACCCTGCCATGCGCCTGCAAAAGGGCAGGGAGGACCAGCCATGGCAGAGATAGCGATACCAGCCTTGCACAGAGTGGTCCCCATATATACCAATGCCCTTGTGTCCCACTGCAACCAGCCAAAGCATGTGGTCCGTCCCAACTAGCCAGCATGTCCAACTGCAGGTAGACCACGTGGCTGCATCCCCAGACCCTCCGCCTCCATCTCCTACCAGGCGTTCCAGGCTTTCTGTCTCTGCCGCCACCTCCATGACCCGCTCCCGCTCCTTCACTGCATCATTCAGCACCTCCACGGCCTCCTGCAGCTCTCCCAAGGGGCAGCTCATGTCCTTGCTGCTCAGTGGCTGGCTGGCCTGGGCTGAGAGCAGGGGAAAAGACCCCTGCGAGCCACAACACCCACTCCCTGGCTGTAGCCAACAGAAACACTGGGCatgagggagatggggaatgatCCCCCAGGCAGCTGGGCTTGAGAGGGGCACCCACAGGGTCACCCTGCCAGCCACAGAACAACCCTTGGGCCGGTCCCAGGTGCTGGGTGATCCCAAGGGACACCTGGCCACGCTGCTCACCGCTGCAGGTCCCTGCTGGCTCTGTGCCTCTTCCTCTTGCAGGTCCTGCAGGAACTCAGACAGGACTAGGGAGTCACGCAGGTCTGCTGCCCGGCGCCGTAGGGCTGCCTGCACATGTGCCAACCTGTGGGGACAGGCACCTGTCACAAGTGCTGGCACCCTCTGCGCCTCCTTGGGGTGAGCATCCTCCTCCCTGCTCATCCTGGGGACCAGAGAGGAGGAACCTTCCCTCGGGACTCACTTCTCCTCCACCATCTCCACCTTCCTCTGCATCTTCCTTGCCCCATCATGCTCAGCGGGTGGCTCGCCCACTGCTTCCTCCCGCAGTGCCTGGAGCTTGAGGCcacacagcaggagctgcctctcCAGCTGGCCCATCTCCTCCAGGTCGCAGCGCAGCTCTGCCGGGCTTCTCATGGTGGCTGGCTCCGAGAGTGACCCGGCCACAGCTTGCAGCCACCGCTCAGCCCGGTCCAGCTCCCCCACCAGCCTCAGTGCCTGCGGGGAGAGTGGGGAACCCATCAGCCTGGCTCTGAGCCACCCAGGGGAGGCAGAAGCCATGCTGCCACCCCACTGCGTGTACCTGGGGCACCAGCAGCTTGGACAGCAAAGTTGGAGCAGCATGCAGGCTGCAAGGTCAGCCAGAGATGTCGGTGCTAATGCTGCAGCTCCAGTCCCCGTGGGCACTGGCTTCGCTTGCCAATCCCCAGCAAGCTGCTGGATTGGGGCATGCCCCtgtgcccaccccagccctgcctccgTGTACCTTATCGATTTCCCGCAGCACGGCACCGTTCTCCTGGTGCTTCCTCTGCAGGTCCTCccacagctcccccagctcccgcAGCATGGCCTCTACCTGCGGGCTCCCCGGGGGTCCCTCTGGTGCTGGCTCCTCCTGGGAGGCAGGGAAGGTGGTTAG from Accipiter gentilis chromosome 28, bAccGen1.1, whole genome shotgun sequence carries:
- the LOC126051620 gene encoding uncharacterized protein LOC126051620 isoform X6 is translated as MSGSTARKVQPFTISTKLSLPKCAADFSGDACPGIALASALDNHRGLRRSLNERISLYLAQARAGPAAPAGQGRSPSPGEDGATDEEQLNRNFLARSIKKITLSNWHGEAGAGDAGGPGDPARIGGERNHNNNNSRTGKAQLKLAGSPALSPQKETPKGKEPTMAPGCGGRSSAGAAPLLDPSPLVAQFNREMLQAEGWVQGKLRDLKDGCDLQDWAEMAQTLQWDMKDFENTLIKLNKMGEQLMWRARPSAEAVRKQLLALWDQWQLLKQTAACQSKTLGGLRSLQDFNRKAERLEAWIRHKEEKPSLAALLQESPDKVQLTRRILDLKQEEQQFQSLHKELNSLAQKLEKQGKSESRSISARRKHLNKMWLRLQGNLKEHQEALHLALEVAAFLQQADTLLRAIHAKQRSVCGAGKPGEGEPCRDRDVRDIASQVMMLDVTVSQLLSLQPSLAARVTPKHRDVKESWAQLQQVLRMEKAPPLAGSSPVGEAMARSAEPRGDDSSCGAGGKEAEDKWTRGPGSMVPKDVPRKMAENRMEEESSPGSPAAGQPPHSGDSKRRETEAEWGTQQPEAQLQDVCQAVNVQTVCLHKDSMCPRVPLCPVGYVESPEAAQMQREPLDSSSSTRAVLLEEPAPEGPPGSPQVEAMLRELGELWEDLQRKHQENGAVLREIDKALRLVGELDRAERWLQAVAGSLSEPATMRSPAELRCDLEEMGQLERQLLLCGLKLQALREEAVGEPPAEHDGARKMQRKVEMVEEKLAHVQAALRRRAADLRDSLVLSEFLQDLQEEEAQSQQGPAAGSFPLLSAQASQPLSSKDMSCPLGELQEAVEVLNDAVKERERVMEVAAETESLERLVAEVSPCLETLRCRAEALARDTAQAESGFTTVKSEKDLQGLQALLSQQQELECVVSDTLQRKLEELERAAARLQELCPARLCPISQEVQGTLWAWAGLQELLQETRARMQQASRLRHFFKDYLAMISWTEDTRARIFSESPTGHSLLETPCEELERRIEGKLKEFEALAASGQQLVSEEHYLSATIKERLEELQSMLGWVLVRWRAQRRQRDLGSKQEDRRDPKGPSGMSPTSQEQHALCAQPQLESNHSPVEFTPCSLLKPMPRSEPRQPAGVAISPPASPLSDAPSGVEQSWGKPSSSTPHGVGPPEESVSWDPADTSTLLLPPWGPSGLAGTVNLILSIGKKGEKKKVQPVGGSERPGEEVLQTLPATKPPGCKTFWKRCQGLLGNTWGSLKRKRKPPHQLVEEAQVEVRKTSGVKQLPAVTHRPPAPSSRTTATSHTLPKAGVGSLFDSLQQRERARAEQARLLTLQGIMGASSLQPAPEEHHGPSNTWPQKCSWMKGGPAAAAAGAPLGELLLYVRNPLVQDIDAECGVASRDRLPGPKPMSPHLSLGSVLSLELPQDTVVLGCHRGAAVLQEEVEGQEQRQDWGMRPWEPTGMHGAGWQEEVVVDGHSPQGPGEGLGTSPNSERGTWFKEVSFNPSYSQQRAHRAGEEHWSPRHPSSAGEDLLDFRPSRPSHVGVLHKWVSWEGDELAAQLGQDGSPGTTGRARHHRATRLELGPSPASIPGRAGAVPGTAHIQQPAGSGQPARSPASPAAPTQLSVFEWALGSPQPHSPVSGPGKVCHPAHRQFEEEEEELQAIWDGAGEQQVPSLPAGSCAHQMGSGAGSLLSPDATAARPLILSSANNVLVAKFTLPTAARLLHSPLGEKSPGVGYSGGGSPSRHGVSPRVEELVSAASLDSPGALDRRRHGEEERKGSKAPPGKMEFQMMEGTLERKHVLQTGGRKASCRAWGLFHAVLMRQTLCFYQDRRDSLKSSVVALPLNLSGAVCTPDAEYMKKTNCFRLQLRDGSEYLLRAPSQPLMNEWVSKLQQNSGFPEVDYFQAAAHRVEGTSGAGGFSKVPSPGSSYLQGHHQVTTTKSQEIVVLPCSNAQLQQPLGSQDGPANESVAVAEDVRGARHREQQWSPRGVPGLWDNSCPDDNYGLVANKRRSYSFTSATYQKITPVAMPKELVEAGSSYSVTLYIGEQAPAVPRARCHSFVARLGSPQDMLGEKTPSPPQPKNKSVFKKFFGKKE
- the LOC126051620 gene encoding uncharacterized protein LOC126051620 isoform X3; translation: MSGSTARKVQPFTISTKLSLPKCAADFSGDACPGIALASALDNHRGLRRSLNERISLYLAQARAGPAAPAGQGRSPSPGEDGATDEEQLNRNFLARSIKKITLSNWHGEAGAGDAGGPGDPARIGGERNHNNNNSRTGKAQLKLAGSPALSPQKETPKGKEPTMAPGCGGRSSAGAAPLLDPSPLVAQFNREMLQAEGWVQGKLRDLKDGCDLQDWAEMAQTLQWDMKDFENTLIKLNKMGEQLMWRARPSAEAVRKQLLALWDQWQLLKQTAACQSKTLGGLRSLQDFNRKAERLEAWIRHKEEKPSLAALLQESPDKVQLTRRILDLKQEEQQFQSLHKELNSLAQKLEKQGKSESRSISARRKHLNKMWLRLQGNLKEHQEALHLALEVAAFLQQADTLLRAIHAKQRSVCGAGKPGEGEPCRDRDVRDIASQVMMLDVTVSQLLSLQPSLAARVTPKHRDVKESWAQLQQVLRMEKAPPLAGSSPVGEAMARSAEPRGDDSSCGAGGKEAEDKWTRGPGSMVPKDVPRKMAENRMEEESSPGSPAAGQPPHSGDSKRRETEAEWGTQQPEAQLQDVCQAVNQTVCLHKDSMCPRVPLCPVGYVESPEAAQMQREPLDSSSSTRAVLLEEPAPEGPPGSPQVEAMLRELGELWEDLQRKHQENGAVLREIDKALRLVGELDRAERWLQAVAGSLSEPATMRSPAELRCDLEEMGQLERQLLLCGLKLQALREEAVGEPPAEHDGARKMQRKVEMVEEKLAHVQAALRRRAADLRDSLVLSEFLQDLQEEEAQSQQGPAAPGSGCCGSQGSFPLLSAQASQPLSSKDMSCPLGELQEAVEVLNDAVKERERVMEVAAETESLERLVAEVSPCLETLRCRAEALARDTAQAESGFTTVKSEKDLQGLQALLSQQQELECVVSDTLQRKLEELERAAARLQELCPARLCPISQEVQGTLWAWAGLQELLQETRARMQQASRLRHFFKDYLAMISWTEDTRARIFSESPTGHSLLETPCEELERRIEGKLKEFEALAASGQQLVSEEHYLSATIKERLEELQSMLGWVLVRWRAQRRQRDLGSKQEDRRDPKGPSGMSPTSQEQHALCAQPQLESNHSPVEFTPCSLLKPMPRSEPRQPAGVAISPPASPLSDAPSGVEQSWGKPSSSTPHGVGPPEESVSWDPADTSTLLLPPWGPSGLAGTVNLILSIGKKGEKKKVQPVGGSERPGEEVLQTLPATKPPGCKTFWKRCQGLLGNTWGSLKRKRKPPHQLVEEAQVEVRKTSGVKQLPAVTHRPPAPSSRTTATSHTLPKAGVGSLFDSLQQRERARAEQARLLTLQGIMGASSLQPAPEEHHGPSNTWPQKCSWMKGGPAAAAAGAPLGELLLYVRNPLVQDIDAECGVASRDRLPGPKPMSPHLSLGSVLSLELPQDTVVLGCHRGAAVLQEEVEGQEQRQDWGMRPWEPTGMHGAGWQEEVVVDGHSPQGPGEGLGTSPNSERGTWFKEVSFNPSYSQQRAHRAGEEHWSPRHPSSAGEDLLDFRPSRPSHVGVLHKWVSWEGDELAAQLGQDGSPGTTGRARHHRATRLELGPSPASIPGRAGAVPGTAHIQQPAGSGQPARSPASPAAPTQLSVFEWALGSPQPHSPVSGPGKVCHPAHRQFEEEEEELQAIWDGAGEQQVPSLPAGSCAHQMGSGAGSLLSPDATAARPLILSSANNVLVAKFTLPTAARLLHSPLGEKSPGVGYSGGGSPSRHGVSPRVEELVSAASLDSPGALDRRRHGEEERKGSKAPPGKMEFQMMEGTLERKHVLQTGGRKASCRAWGLFHAVLMRQTLCFYQDRRDSLKSSVVALPLNLSGAVCTPDAEYMKKTNCFRLQLRDGSEYLLRAPSQPLMNEWVSKLQQNSGFPEVDYFQAAAHRVEGTSGAGGFSKVPSPGSSYLQGHHQVTTTKSQEIVVLPCSNAQLQQPLGSQDGPANESVAVAEDVRGARHREQQWSPRGVPGLWDNSCPDDNYGLVANKRRSYSFTSATYQKITPVAMPKELVEAGSSYSVTLYIGEQAPAVPRARCHSFVARLGSPQDMLGEKTPSPPQPKNKSVFKKFFGKKE
- the LOC126051620 gene encoding uncharacterized protein LOC126051620 isoform X2, coding for MSGSTARKVQPFTISTKLSLPKCAADFSGDACPGIALASALDNHRGLRRSLNERISLYLAQARAGPAAPAGQGRSPSPGEDGATDEEQLNRNFLARSIKKITLSNWHGEAGAGDAGGPGDPARIGGERNHNNNNSRTGKAQLKLAGSPALSPQKETPKGKEPTMAPGCGGRSSAGAAPLLDPSPLVAQFNREMLQAEGWVQGKLRDLKDGCDLQDWAEMAQTLQWDMKDFENTLIKLNKMGEQLMWRARPSAEAVRKQLLALWDQWQLLKQTAACQSKTLGGLRSLQDFNRKAERLEAWIRHKEEKPSLAALLQESPDKVQLTRRILDLKQEEQQFQSLHKELNSLAQKLEKQGKSESRSISARRKHLNKMWLRLQGNLKEHQEALHLALEVAAFLQQADTLLRAIHAKQRSVCGAGKPGEGEPCRDRDVRDIASQVMMLDVTVSQLLSLQPSLAARVTPKHRDVKESWAQLQQVLRMEKAPPLAGSSPVGEAMARSAEPRGDDSSCGAGGKEAEDKWTRGPGSMVPKDVPRKMAENRMEEESSPGSPAAGQPPHSGDSKRRETEAEWGTQQPEAQLQDVCQAVNVTVCLHKDSMCPRVPLCPVGYVESPEAAQMQREPLDSSSSTRAVLLEEPAPEGPPGSPQVEAMLRELGELWEDLQRKHQENGAVLREIDKALRLVGELDRAERWLQAVAGSLSEPATMRSPAELRCDLEEMGQLERQLLLCGLKLQALREEAVGEPPAEHDGARKMQRKVEMVEEKLAHVQAALRRRAADLRDSLVLSEFLQDLQEEEAQSQQGPAAPGSGCCGSQGSFPLLSAQASQPLSSKDMSCPLGELQEAVEVLNDAVKERERVMEVAAETESLERLVAEVSPCLETLRCRAEALARDTAQAESGFTTVKSEKDLQGLQALLSQQQELECVVSDTLQRKLEELERAAARLQELCPARLCPISQEVQGTLWAWAGLQELLQETRARMQQASRLRHFFKDYLAMISWTEDTRARIFSESPTGHSLLETPCEELERRIEGKLKEFEALAASGQQLVSEEHYLSATIKERLEELQSMLGWVLVRWRAQRRQRDLGSKQEDRRDPKGPSGMSPTSQEQHALCAQPQLESNHSPVEFTPCSLLKPMPRSEPRQPAGVAISPPASPLSDAPSGVEQSWGKPSSSTPHGVGPPEESVSWDPADTSTLLLPPWGPSGLAGTVNLILSIGKKGEKKKVQPVGGSERPGEEVLQTLPATKPPGCKTFWKRCQGLLGNTWGSLKRKRKPPHQLVEEAQVEVRKTSGVKQLPAVTHRPPAPSSRTTATSHTLPKAGVGSLFDSLQQRERARAEQARLLTLQGIMGASSLQPAPEEHHGPSNTWPQKCSWMKGGPAAAAAGAPLGELLLYVRNPLVQDIDAECGVASRDRLPGPKPMSPHLSLGSVLSLELPQDTVVLGCHRGAAVLQEEVEGQEQRQDWGMRPWEPTGMHGAGWQEEVVVDGHSPQGPGEGLGTSPNSERGTWFKEVSFNPSYSQQRAHRAGEEHWSPRHPSSAGEDLLDFRPSRPSHVGVLHKWVSWEGDELAAQLGQDGSPGTTGRARHHRATRLELGPSPASIPGRAGAVPGTAHIQQPAGSGQPARSPASPAAPTQLSVFEWALGSPQPHSPVSGPGKVCHPAHRQFEEEEEELQAIWDGAGEQQVPSLPAGSCAHQMGSGAGSLLSPDATAARPLILSSANNVLVAKFTLPTAARLLHSPLGEKSPGVGYSGGGSPSRHGVSPRVEELVSAASLDSPGALDRRRHGEEERKGSKAPPGKMEFQMMEGTLERKHVLQTGGRKASCRAWGLFHAVLMRQTLCFYQDRRDSLKSSVVALPLNLSGAVCTPDAEYMKKTNCFRLQLRDGSEYLLRAPSQPLMNEWVSKLQQNSGFPEVDYFQAAAHRVEGTSGAGGFSKVPSPGSSYLQGHHQVTTTKSQEIVVLPCSNAQLQQPLGSQDGPANESVAVAEDVRGARHREQQWSPRGVPGLWDNSCPDDNYGLVANKRRSYSFTSATYQKITPVAMPKELVEAGSSYSVTLYIGEQAPAVPRARCHSFVARLGSPQDMLGEKTPSPPQPKNKSVFKKFFGKKE